The proteins below are encoded in one region of Peribacillus muralis:
- the gatC gene encoding Asp-tRNA(Asn)/Glu-tRNA(Gln) amidotransferase subunit GatC, giving the protein MSRISMEQVKHVAHLARLAITEEEAKQFQHQLDQMISFAEQLNELDTDQVNPTSHVLDMKNVMREDVAKPGLPVEEVVKNAPDSKEGYIRVPSIIE; this is encoded by the coding sequence ATGTCACGTATTTCAATGGAACAAGTTAAACACGTTGCCCATTTGGCACGTTTGGCCATTACGGAAGAAGAAGCGAAGCAATTTCAGCATCAGCTTGATCAAATGATTTCATTTGCGGAGCAGTTGAATGAGCTTGATACAGATCAAGTGAACCCGACTTCTCACGTTTTGGATATGAAGAATGTAATGCGGGAAGATGTTGCAAAGCCTGGATTGCCAGTGGAAGAAGTAGTGAAAAATGCACCGGATAGCAAAGAAGGATATATCCGTGTACCATCCATAATTGAATAA
- the gatA gene encoding Asp-tRNA(Asn)/Glu-tRNA(Gln) amidotransferase subunit GatA, which yields MSLFEQKVSELHERLHKKEISVTDLVNESYKRIGEVEDKVNAFLTLDEENARTQAKQLDDQLVKGENEGALFGMPIGVKDNIVTKNLRTTCASKILENFDPIYDATVVQKLQKAETVTIGKLNMDEFAMGSSNENSAYQATRNPWNTDYVPGGSSGGSAASVASGEVLFSLGSDTGGSIRQPAAYCGVVGLKPTYGRVSRYGLVAFASSLDQIGPITRTVEDNAYLLEAISGVDPMDSTSANLDVPNFVNSLTGDVRGLKIAIPKEYLGEGVGEEARNSVLEALKVLEGLGAEWEEVSLPHSKYALAAYYLLSSSEASANLSRFDGVRFGHRTDNAETLIEMYKQTRAEGFGDEVKRRIMLGTFSLSSGYYDAYYKKAQKVRTLIKRDFEDVFEKYDLIVGPTTPTPAFKIGEKVDDPLTMYANDILTIPVNLAGVPGISVPCGFGANGLPLGLQMIGKHFDESTIYRAAHAFEQATDFHKQFPKL from the coding sequence ATGTCGTTGTTCGAACAAAAGGTTTCTGAGCTGCATGAGCGCTTACATAAGAAGGAGATCAGTGTTACCGATCTCGTTAACGAATCGTATAAGCGAATTGGCGAGGTAGAAGACAAGGTGAATGCATTTTTGACTCTTGATGAGGAAAACGCCCGCACTCAGGCAAAACAATTGGATGACCAATTGGTAAAAGGCGAGAACGAAGGCGCTTTATTTGGTATGCCAATCGGAGTTAAAGATAATATTGTCACGAAAAATTTAAGGACGACTTGTGCGAGTAAAATTTTGGAGAACTTTGATCCGATTTATGATGCAACCGTCGTGCAAAAGTTACAAAAAGCCGAAACGGTGACCATCGGTAAATTGAATATGGATGAATTTGCGATGGGGTCTTCAAATGAAAATTCAGCCTATCAGGCCACACGCAATCCATGGAACACGGATTATGTACCTGGCGGCTCTTCTGGCGGCTCTGCTGCATCGGTCGCTTCAGGTGAAGTCCTATTCTCTTTAGGCTCAGATACTGGTGGATCTATCCGCCAACCTGCGGCATATTGCGGTGTAGTCGGCCTGAAGCCTACATATGGACGGGTATCACGCTATGGGCTTGTGGCATTCGCGTCTTCATTGGACCAAATCGGACCGATTACAAGAACTGTAGAAGATAATGCCTATTTGCTTGAGGCTATTTCAGGTGTAGATCCAATGGATTCCACTTCCGCCAACTTGGACGTGCCGAATTTTGTGAATTCATTAACAGGCGATGTTCGTGGTTTGAAAATTGCCATACCTAAAGAATATTTAGGTGAAGGTGTTGGTGAAGAAGCGCGTAATTCCGTTTTAGAAGCGTTAAAAGTATTGGAAGGACTTGGAGCTGAATGGGAAGAAGTATCCTTGCCGCATAGCAAATATGCCTTAGCTGCCTATTATCTGCTTTCCTCATCGGAAGCCTCGGCTAACCTTTCCCGCTTCGATGGAGTTCGGTTCGGACACCGTACGGATAATGCAGAAACGCTTATAGAGATGTATAAACAAACGCGTGCCGAAGGATTCGGTGACGAAGTGAAACGCCGTATCATGCTTGGAACGTTCTCCTTAAGCTCAGGCTATTATGATGCTTATTATAAAAAGGCTCAAAAAGTACGTACCCTAATCAAGCGGGACTTTGAAGATGTTTTTGAGAAGTATGATCTAATCGTTGGCCCGACCACGCCAACTCCAGCATTTAAAATTGGGGAAAAAGTTGACGATCCATTAACGATGTATGCGAATGATATTTTAACGATTCCAGTGAACCTTGCTGGTGTACCAGGGATATCCGTGCCGTGTGGATTCGGTGCGAACGGACTTCCGCTTGGACTTCAAATGATTGGAAAGCATTTTGATGAAAGCACGATTTATCGCGCTGCACACGCTTTCGAGCAAGCAACAGATTTTCATAAACAATTTCCTAAGCTGTAA
- a CDS encoding DUF1657 domain-containing protein, with translation MTIASEVKQCVSSLKGIEAGLSSLALRTQDDESQRILHETMLVVNEVMKQVQKRVGELELEEPQYKGF, from the coding sequence ATGACGATAGCATCGGAAGTGAAGCAATGTGTCTCGAGCCTAAAAGGGATTGAAGCCGGCTTATCCAGCTTGGCACTACGAACCCAAGATGATGAATCGCAGCGTATCTTGCATGAAACGATGCTGGTGGTGAATGAAGTGATGAAGCAGGTACAGAAAAGAGTGGGAGAACTGGAGCTGGAAGAACCGCAATATAAAGGTTTTTAG
- a CDS encoding GNAT family N-acetyltransferase, translated as MYIRKATPEDASKAAVLIRLAIKEIAEALTGETDEEKILIILAGFFKKSGNRISYENTFVSVHDGEVSGLIIAYHGKDAQELDAPIVEHLRQKLNDPNITIDKEAEADDFYLDTISVDPNYQGKGIGSALIQYVEEYAKQKGYSRVSLVVENVNEGASRLYNKLGYKELKTVTISGYDFGYLIKQIEEPPVF; from the coding sequence ATGTATATCAGGAAAGCGACACCGGAAGATGCGAGCAAGGCAGCTGTATTGATCCGGTTAGCGATTAAGGAAATTGCAGAGGCATTAACTGGAGAAACGGATGAAGAAAAGATCCTTATCATTCTTGCCGGTTTTTTCAAGAAAAGCGGCAACCGGATCAGTTATGAAAATACATTCGTAAGTGTTCATGATGGGGAAGTATCGGGATTGATCATTGCCTATCATGGTAAGGACGCGCAGGAATTGGATGCACCGATCGTCGAGCACTTAAGGCAAAAGCTGAATGATCCAAACATTACGATTGATAAAGAAGCGGAAGCGGATGACTTTTATTTGGATACGATATCCGTCGACCCGAATTACCAAGGAAAAGGGATTGGGAGCGCATTGATCCAATATGTTGAGGAGTATGCTAAACAAAAGGGATATTCCAGGGTTTCCTTAGTCGTTGAAAATGTAAATGAAGGGGCGAGCCGTCTCTATAATAAATTAGGTTATAAAGAACTTAAAACGGTTACCATCAGTGGCTATGATTTTGGCTATTTGATTAAACAAATAGAAGAACCTCCTGTTTTTTGA
- a CDS encoding diacylglycerol kinase: MKRARLIYNPTSGREAIKKSLPSVLAKLEEAGYEASAHATTGAGDATNAAKIAIERGYDIVIAAGGDGTIYEVVNGLATAEKRPKLGIIPTGTTNDFARALHLPKSIEGAAEIIARGHTMPIDIGKMNDKYFINIAGGGRLTELTYDVPIKLKTMLGQLAYYIKGIEMLPSIKPTEVSIEYDGKLFEGEIMLFLVANTNSVGGFEKLAPDASLNDGMFTLLILKKANLADIVRVATLAMRGEHIHDKNVIYEKANRIKVQAKKDMMLNLDGEFGGMAPAEFVNQYRHFDVFIPQGILPDDPTNK; the protein is encoded by the coding sequence ATGAAAAGAGCAAGGTTGATTTACAACCCGACTTCGGGCCGGGAAGCCATTAAGAAGAGTCTGCCGAGTGTGCTAGCGAAACTCGAGGAAGCTGGTTATGAAGCTTCTGCACATGCAACGACTGGTGCTGGTGATGCGACGAATGCGGCTAAGATTGCAATTGAACGGGGCTATGATATCGTCATTGCAGCAGGGGGCGACGGTACGATTTATGAGGTTGTTAATGGACTGGCCACTGCAGAAAAACGTCCGAAGCTAGGGATCATTCCAACGGGAACGACGAATGACTTTGCGAGGGCACTGCATTTACCGAAGTCAATTGAAGGTGCTGCCGAAATTATTGCCCGCGGGCATACGATGCCGATCGATATTGGTAAAATGAACGATAAATATTTCATCAATATCGCTGGCGGAGGGCGATTGACCGAATTGACATACGACGTGCCGATCAAGCTGAAAACGATGCTTGGGCAGTTGGCATATTATATAAAAGGAATTGAAATGCTTCCTTCGATTAAGCCGACGGAGGTTTCCATTGAATATGATGGTAAGCTTTTTGAAGGAGAGATCATGCTTTTCTTGGTCGCTAACACGAATTCGGTCGGCGGCTTTGAGAAATTGGCTCCTGATGCATCGTTGAATGATGGCATGTTCACGCTGCTCATTTTGAAAAAAGCCAATCTCGCAGATATCGTCCGTGTTGCAACTTTGGCGATGCGCGGAGAACATATTCATGATAAAAACGTCATTTATGAAAAAGCGAACCGGATTAAAGTACAGGCCAAAAAGGACATGATGCTTAATTTGGATGGGGAATTTGGGGGGATGGCCCCGGCTGAGTTCGTAAATCAGTACCGCCATTTTGATGTATTCATCCCACAAGGAATATTGCCGGACGATCCGACAAATAAATGA
- a CDS encoding RNA polymerase sigma factor: MTDELVEKVRAGNDHAFRILIETYKQTIYRTVYSVLRNQKDAEDVTQEVFIKIYTSLPQYKNQGFKTWITRIAVNHAIDLKRKRQRQKEEPHDERSTEVDLGVSDDAEAVFFQNERRKQILRKLKDLPEGYRDVVYDYYISEKTFKQIAEEQQIQVKSVEVKLYRARNWMRKHWKEEDFS, from the coding sequence GTGACGGATGAGCTAGTGGAGAAGGTCAGGGCTGGGAATGATCATGCATTTCGGATATTGATTGAAACGTATAAACAGACGATATATCGAACCGTCTATTCCGTTTTGCGCAATCAAAAGGATGCAGAAGATGTTACCCAGGAAGTCTTTATCAAAATCTATACTTCTCTTCCTCAATACAAAAATCAAGGCTTCAAAACGTGGATTACCCGGATAGCTGTTAATCATGCAATCGATCTTAAAAGAAAAAGGCAACGCCAAAAGGAAGAACCGCATGATGAACGATCAACGGAAGTGGATTTGGGCGTATCTGACGATGCAGAGGCCGTATTTTTTCAGAATGAAAGACGAAAGCAGATATTAAGGAAGCTTAAAGACCTCCCGGAGGGGTATCGTGACGTGGTGTATGATTATTACATAAGCGAAAAGACATTTAAGCAAATTGCAGAGGAACAGCAAATCCAAGTGAAGTCTGTCGAGGTTAAGCTATATCGTGCAAGAAATTGGATGAGAAAACATTGGAAAGAGGAGGATTTTTCATGA
- a CDS encoding DUF421 domain-containing protein produces MPDWLEIVMRSLFFLIVLFLITKILGKKQLSQLSFFEYVTGITIGNVGAELATKVEGNIIHGVLSILVFALAPFLAGSISLKSKTFRDLVEGKASVFIKDGKVMEDNLKKEKYTIDELLALLRKKDVFDVSEVEFALLEANGDFSVMLKKQNQPLTPKDLNIPVAAVKEPQTIVMDGLILDEPLSTIGLNRHWLHTELDKLGVILENVFLAQANSNGELTVDLFDDKLKVPSPQEKPLMLATLKKCQADLELFALGTDSKEAKEMYSKNSEKLQKAIDKVAFILKN; encoded by the coding sequence ATGCCGGATTGGTTAGAAATCGTAATGCGATCACTATTCTTTTTGATTGTTCTTTTCTTGATCACGAAAATATTAGGAAAAAAGCAATTATCCCAGCTTTCCTTTTTTGAATATGTAACGGGCATAACCATTGGTAATGTTGGGGCGGAATTGGCTACCAAAGTGGAAGGAAATATTATACATGGTGTATTGTCCATCCTCGTTTTTGCCTTAGCGCCCTTCCTTGCAGGCTCGATATCACTGAAAAGCAAAACGTTTCGTGATCTTGTAGAAGGGAAGGCATCCGTCTTCATCAAGGATGGAAAGGTCATGGAAGATAATCTAAAAAAAGAGAAATATACAATCGATGAATTGTTGGCCTTGCTCCGGAAAAAGGATGTATTCGATGTCTCGGAAGTCGAGTTTGCCTTATTGGAGGCAAACGGGGATTTTTCGGTAATGTTAAAGAAGCAAAATCAGCCTTTGACACCTAAAGATCTTAACATCCCAGTCGCTGCCGTCAAGGAGCCACAAACAATCGTCATGGACGGTCTCATACTCGATGAACCTCTTTCTACGATTGGACTGAATCGACATTGGCTTCATACTGAACTGGATAAGCTGGGTGTGATCCTTGAAAATGTTTTTCTTGCCCAAGCAAATTCCAATGGTGAATTAACGGTCGATCTTTTTGATGATAAACTCAAGGTTCCTTCTCCGCAGGAAAAACCCTTAATGCTGGCAACCTTGAAAAAATGCCAGGCTGACTTGGAGTTATTTGCCCTTGGAACAGATTCAAAGGAAGCTAAAGAGATGTATAGCAAAAATAGTGAAAAGCTGCAAAAGGCAATTGATAAGGTAGCATTTATTTTAAAAAACTGA
- the gatB gene encoding Asp-tRNA(Asn)/Glu-tRNA(Gln) amidotransferase subunit GatB, with protein MDFETVIGLEVHVELKTDSKIFSASPNHFGAAPNSNTTVIDLGYPGVLPVVNKKAVDFAMKAAIALNCEVAEITKFDRKNYFYPDNPKAYQISQFDQPIGEHGWIEIEVDGKKKKIGITRIHMEEDAGKLTHKGNYSLCDYNRQGTPLVEIVSEPDITSPEEAYAYLEKLKSIIQYTGVSDCKMEEGSLRCDANISLKPVGQKEFGTKTELKNLNSFNFVRKGLEHEEIRQAEILNEGGIIEQETRRFDEATGRTVLMRIKEGSDDYRYFPEPDLLTIHIDEEWKARIAAQIPELPDARKKRYIEEFGLPEYDAAVLTVTKETADFFEATVASGADAKLASNWIMGEVSAFLNAEGKELHDVQLTAESLAGMIKLIEDGTISSKIAKKVFKELIENGGDAETIVKEKGLVQISDEGALLTAVEEALNNNPQSIEDFKAGKQKAIGFLVGQIMKATKGQANPQLVNKILVEQINKR; from the coding sequence ATGGACTTTGAAACGGTAATTGGTTTAGAAGTACACGTAGAATTAAAAACGGATTCAAAAATATTCTCAGCGAGCCCTAATCATTTCGGTGCCGCTCCGAATAGTAACACGACCGTAATTGACCTAGGCTACCCAGGGGTATTGCCTGTCGTCAATAAAAAGGCTGTTGATTTCGCAATGAAGGCAGCCATTGCATTGAATTGTGAAGTAGCGGAAATTACGAAATTCGACCGGAAAAACTATTTTTATCCGGACAATCCTAAAGCGTACCAAATTTCCCAGTTCGATCAACCAATCGGTGAACATGGCTGGATAGAAATTGAAGTCGACGGCAAGAAAAAGAAAATCGGCATCACGCGGATTCATATGGAAGAGGATGCAGGGAAGCTGACCCATAAAGGGAACTACTCACTATGTGACTATAACCGTCAGGGAACTCCTCTTGTCGAAATCGTTTCAGAACCGGATATCACTTCCCCTGAAGAGGCATATGCTTATCTGGAAAAATTAAAATCGATCATTCAATATACAGGCGTTTCCGATTGTAAAATGGAAGAAGGCTCACTTCGCTGTGATGCCAACATTTCCTTGAAACCTGTCGGGCAAAAGGAATTCGGCACGAAGACTGAACTGAAAAATTTAAATTCCTTCAACTTCGTTCGCAAAGGGCTGGAACATGAAGAAATCCGCCAAGCGGAGATTTTGAATGAGGGTGGCATAATCGAACAGGAAACACGCAGATTCGACGAAGCCACAGGCAGAACCGTCCTAATGAGGATCAAAGAAGGTTCCGACGATTACCGCTACTTCCCTGAGCCGGATTTATTGACGATCCATATCGATGAAGAATGGAAAGCTCGGATCGCTGCACAAATACCAGAGCTTCCAGATGCCCGGAAAAAACGGTATATCGAAGAATTTGGCTTACCAGAATATGATGCTGCAGTCTTAACGGTAACGAAAGAAACGGCTGATTTCTTTGAAGCGACAGTAGCATCCGGAGCGGATGCAAAACTTGCATCCAACTGGATCATGGGCGAGGTTTCGGCATTCTTGAATGCCGAAGGAAAAGAACTGCATGATGTCCAATTGACTGCCGAATCATTGGCAGGCATGATCAAGCTGATTGAAGATGGGACGATTTCTTCTAAGATTGCGAAAAAAGTTTTCAAAGAATTGATTGAAAACGGTGGGGATGCAGAAACGATCGTCAAGGAGAAGGGGCTTGTCCAAATCTCCGATGAAGGAGCATTGTTGACAGCGGTTGAAGAAGCGCTGAATAATAATCCTCAATCAATTGAAGACTTTAAAGCCGGAAAGCAAAAGGCGATCGGCTTCCTTGTCGGGCAGATCATGAAGGCGACGAAAGGACAAGCTAATCCACAGCTTGTTAATAAAATTTTGGTCGAGCAAATCAATAAGCGTTAA
- a CDS encoding CamS family sex pheromone protein, producing MRKHSILGMVLILLLAGCAPSFEEKQEVVQDSKDKKETAIIPKYKISEEYYQTILPFEPSKARGLVVSNLNTRYDIEEFENGLMRLAQTQFDPEDYLFQEGQMLDSSTISSWLNRKYTDSQLKEKDMKPAQNEGLNPVDPGKGDIDKRNEENPIYLAHILEHNYLVKTKDNSVKLGGVVIGLALNSVHYYQKEAYGATYEKKIDSKELKQEGEKIAAEVLKRLRKMDKLKNVPITIALFEQNEKSSVVPGNFVSYTNVGQNSNSIGKWNDLKEEYFLFPSAGAEKKNRDDVNTFTSFKEDVEEYFPNFNGVIGRAFYMDDQLQSLNIDIPIQFYGNSEAIGFTQYVAGLVMERFPKYISVQVSITSVNGPEALIVREANQDEPTVHIYE from the coding sequence ATGAGGAAACACTCTATTTTGGGGATGGTTCTTATACTGCTTCTTGCTGGGTGTGCGCCTAGTTTCGAGGAAAAGCAAGAGGTAGTCCAAGATTCCAAAGACAAAAAAGAAACGGCAATCATTCCGAAGTATAAAATTTCGGAAGAATATTATCAAACAATCCTTCCATTTGAACCATCAAAGGCCCGCGGTTTAGTCGTATCGAACTTAAATACGCGCTACGATATTGAAGAGTTCGAAAATGGACTGATGCGGTTGGCCCAAACCCAATTCGATCCGGAAGATTACCTGTTTCAAGAGGGGCAAATGCTGGATAGTTCCACGATATCTTCCTGGCTGAATAGAAAATATACAGATAGTCAGTTGAAAGAAAAGGATATGAAACCCGCACAGAATGAAGGTTTGAATCCAGTTGATCCAGGTAAAGGTGACATCGATAAGCGGAATGAAGAAAATCCGATTTATCTTGCTCATATTTTAGAACATAATTACTTGGTCAAAACAAAGGATAACTCGGTAAAGCTTGGCGGAGTCGTAATAGGTCTTGCATTGAATTCAGTGCATTACTATCAAAAAGAGGCATACGGTGCCACCTATGAGAAAAAAATTGATAGTAAAGAGCTAAAGCAAGAAGGGGAGAAAATTGCTGCAGAGGTTTTAAAAAGGCTGCGTAAGATGGACAAGTTGAAAAATGTCCCGATTACGATTGCCTTATTCGAACAGAATGAAAAATCCTCAGTAGTGCCAGGGAATTTCGTTTCTTATACCAATGTCGGCCAAAACTCCAATAGTATTGGAAAGTGGAATGACCTGAAAGAAGAGTATTTCCTATTCCCTTCAGCGGGTGCTGAAAAGAAAAACCGGGATGACGTCAATACCTTCACGAGCTTCAAAGAAGATGTCGAAGAATATTTCCCTAACTTTAACGGAGTCATCGGCAGGGCGTTTTATATGGATGATCAATTACAGAGCTTGAACATCGATATCCCCATTCAATTTTATGGGAACTCGGAAGCAATTGGCTTTACCCAATATGTAGCTGGACTTGTAATGGAACGTTTCCCTAAATACATTTCCGTACAGGTATCGATTACTTCTGTCAATGGGCCTGAAGCGCTCATTGTCCGTGAGGCGAATCAGGACGAACCAACCGTGCATATATATGAATGA
- a CDS encoding LiaF transmembrane domain-containing protein gives MRTWRVGTISMGAALVGLGVVLLVSQFLHLDLTTILLSWWPLVFIILGAEILFFVFFSRKESSFVKYDILSILFVGLLGMMGIVCLLLTSSGLMEQVKAAVKSEDKTVNLPGFNEMAGKGIQRVVLDSGSYPLTVESGAEESVSIFGTYEERGMENAEPLLKRTDDYLMVKRKGDTLYISFKDMPITNRLLDSGRMNMEATLIIPADLALEIDGRSTDLVLKPRKLLNDWNVKDGGNLRVYLQDNSDIKIEARGADKLEGPKDGWKVNDVKLEAASEEEPVKKNGIFKVGKGNHILTVTDTYHVTVHEP, from the coding sequence ATGAGAACATGGAGAGTCGGAACGATTTCAATGGGCGCGGCCCTTGTTGGTTTGGGTGTGGTTTTACTTGTTTCACAATTCCTGCATCTGGATTTGACGACCATTTTGTTATCATGGTGGCCGTTAGTATTCATCATCTTGGGAGCGGAGATCCTTTTCTTTGTCTTTTTCTCGAGAAAAGAGAGCTCCTTCGTAAAATATGATATCCTTAGTATTCTTTTCGTGGGCTTGCTTGGGATGATGGGAATTGTGTGCCTGCTGCTAACATCAAGCGGTTTGATGGAGCAGGTCAAAGCTGCGGTGAAAAGCGAAGATAAAACCGTCAATTTACCTGGCTTCAATGAAATGGCCGGCAAAGGAATACAAAGAGTCGTCTTGGATTCAGGTTCATATCCCTTGACGGTCGAAAGTGGGGCGGAAGAGTCGGTTTCCATTTTCGGAACATATGAAGAGCGGGGAATGGAGAATGCAGAACCGTTGTTGAAACGAACGGATGATTATTTAATGGTTAAAAGGAAGGGTGATACGCTTTATATCAGCTTCAAGGATATGCCGATCACAAACCGGCTTTTGGACAGCGGCAGGATGAATATGGAGGCGACACTCATCATCCCTGCTGATCTGGCATTGGAGATAGACGGACGAAGTACCGATCTTGTCTTGAAGCCAAGGAAGCTTTTGAATGATTGGAATGTGAAGGACGGCGGGAACCTTCGTGTATACCTTCAAGACAATAGCGATATCAAGATAGAGGCAAGAGGGGCCGACAAACTTGAAGGCCCAAAAGACGGCTGGAAGGTCAATGATGTCAAACTGGAAGCCGCAAGTGAAGAGGAGCCTGTTAAAAAGAACGGAATATTCAAGGTGGGAAAAGGGAATCATATTTTAACGGTCACAGATACGTACCATGTTACTGTCCATGAACCGTGA
- a CDS encoding YitT family protein, producing the protein MAVIVGSFLVGIGINGFLVPHHLIDGGVIGIALILHYFFDFQTGLSMLVLSVPIFLYAWCYERPFFYSSVHGLLLTSLFMDCLNPLKKVFSLSILTSSLIGGVIIGLGIGLMLRYETSSGGTDMLAKIISKSSSIDIALAIILIDTLIISAAVFTLGVEIFLFSCVTIVIIGLVTSFMKVRE; encoded by the coding sequence TTGGCTGTAATCGTTGGTAGCTTTTTGGTGGGTATTGGAATAAATGGTTTTTTAGTCCCTCATCACCTGATAGACGGCGGCGTTATCGGAATTGCCCTCATCCTACATTATTTCTTTGATTTTCAAACGGGACTTTCCATGTTAGTCCTTAGTGTGCCTATATTTTTATATGCATGGTGCTATGAACGGCCCTTTTTCTATAGCAGTGTTCACGGTCTGCTTTTGACCTCGCTTTTCATGGATTGTCTAAACCCGCTTAAGAAGGTTTTTTCCTTATCGATACTGACAAGTTCCTTGATTGGCGGAGTTATAATAGGACTGGGCATCGGGCTCATGCTTCGGTATGAGACAAGCAGCGGGGGAACGGATATGCTAGCCAAAATCATCTCCAAATCATCCTCCATAGATATCGCTTTAGCAATCATCCTTATAGATACACTCATCATTTCAGCGGCTGTCTTCACCCTGGGTGTGGAAATATTTTTGTTTTCATGTGTGACGATCGTCATTATAGGACTGGTCACCTCATTCATGAAGGTGAGGGAATGA
- the rlmD gene encoding 23S rRNA (uracil(1939)-C(5))-methyltransferase RlmD, whose protein sequence is MKKTAPVAKNDIIEVLFEDLTHEGAGVAKVDGYPIFVQNALPGEKAKIKVMKANKGYGFGRLMEIIENSPYRVEVKAEDFHKYGGCQLQHMSYEGQLEFKEKQVREVMARIGKLEGAVVHPIIGMENPTHYRNKAQVPVGEKDGELIAGFFKPRTHEIVETKESIIQHEVISEAVQVVKEVFSKLGIPAYDEESHKGVLRHIMARYGKQTGELMIVLVTRTKSIPFVETIVKEIVDRLPKVKSIVQNVNSKKTNVILGDDMTLLWGDEVIHDMIGDVKFAISAKSFYQINPDQTKVLYDKALDYAGLTGEETVIDAYCGIGTISLFLAKKAKKVIGVEVVEEAIEDARRNAELNQITNAEFIVGDAGNVIAEWYQKGNTADVIVVDPPRKGCEESLLNTIIEMKTKRVVYVSCNPGTLARDLHILEAGGYKAVDIQPVDMFPMTTHVENVVLLELKS, encoded by the coding sequence ATGAAAAAAACAGCACCTGTTGCTAAAAACGATATAATAGAGGTTTTATTCGAGGATTTAACACATGAAGGAGCAGGAGTGGCTAAAGTCGATGGCTATCCAATCTTTGTTCAGAACGCCCTTCCTGGTGAAAAAGCGAAAATTAAAGTGATGAAGGCGAATAAAGGATATGGCTTCGGTCGATTGATGGAGATTATAGAAAATAGTCCATATCGTGTAGAGGTTAAAGCGGAAGACTTCCATAAATATGGCGGATGTCAGCTGCAGCATATGAGCTACGAAGGACAGTTGGAATTCAAGGAAAAACAAGTCCGTGAAGTGATGGCGCGGATTGGCAAATTGGAGGGCGCGGTTGTCCATCCGATCATTGGCATGGAAAATCCGACCCATTATCGAAATAAGGCGCAAGTGCCTGTCGGCGAAAAGGATGGAGAGTTAATCGCTGGATTCTTTAAACCACGGACACATGAGATTGTTGAAACGAAAGAAAGCATCATCCAACATGAAGTGATCAGTGAGGCTGTTCAAGTTGTGAAGGAGGTCTTCAGTAAGCTGGGTATCCCTGCTTACGATGAGGAGTCACACAAAGGTGTATTACGGCACATCATGGCCCGTTACGGCAAGCAAACAGGCGAATTGATGATCGTACTCGTTACAAGAACGAAAAGTATCCCATTCGTTGAAACGATCGTGAAGGAAATCGTCGATCGCCTGCCAAAAGTGAAATCCATCGTGCAAAACGTGAATTCCAAGAAAACGAACGTCATTTTAGGTGATGACATGACCTTGTTATGGGGCGACGAAGTGATTCATGATATGATCGGCGATGTGAAATTTGCCATATCCGCTAAATCCTTCTATCAAATAAATCCCGATCAAACAAAGGTCCTTTATGATAAAGCTCTTGATTACGCGGGATTGACAGGTGAGGAGACAGTGATCGATGCCTATTGCGGCATTGGTACAATCTCGTTATTCCTAGCTAAAAAGGCGAAAAAAGTCATCGGTGTTGAAGTGGTGGAAGAAGCAATCGAAGATGCTAGGCGCAACGCTGAATTGAATCAAATTACGAATGCTGAATTCATCGTTGGCGATGCAGGGAACGTCATCGCTGAATGGTACCAAAAAGGAAACACGGCTGATGTCATCGTCGTCGATCCTCCTCGTAAAGGCTGTGAAGAGTCTCTTTTGAACACGATCATCGAGATGAAAACGAAAAGAGTGGTCTATGTATCATGTAACCCTGGCACTTTAGCTCGTGATCTTCATATTTTGGAGGCAGGCGGATATAAAGCGGTCGATATCCAGCCGGTGGATATGTTCCCGATGACGACACATGTGGAAAACGTTGTGTTACTTGAACTTAAATCATGA